A portion of the Oncorhynchus masou masou isolate Uvic2021 chromosome 11, UVic_Omas_1.1, whole genome shotgun sequence genome contains these proteins:
- the taf1c gene encoding uncharacterized protein taf1c isoform X2, protein MDFSEHMQNFYQYKYKDAFCTMSHILGEKFDFGQGRRKGSEKNAVHMWQMEHFMHTFKYKKCELTHFGRQAKRYHNLLSDVIHDIPPALLADHLHEELTYQRGQEQFSDHATGGAMGYIPFTNTSNSQQGCLVYPGKAGLNRLNFHRVVLEYQEGKPPCFDVSHKPLSFQLNGTIRQITIGLQQDECHVGVRCDHLCGVWMVSEKDIPESLEVIQTKQPATCLSASPHVQGELLVASESGAAYLWTVGRGLQKFRQEYSNLYFNSKSSWRWCDFSGHPRVMVYADRTGVELTDIRTKDSYSHTLFRIGQTPDCKSGERVILSNYLRDVHTFHHLVTTQHSAYVMDERSPCLPMIQWDHMMEHPPMFSQVVAGLPSGGGTTKVLLGSQRSQEVILLQYSGGREEACVTRGPPRALLSPRDSLGHLPVQLPHRQHHAQDRLAKPAAGLTVIHQSRAKEDCICVLQLTEAGDIFYHTLKSQTESFSEDDPPTPTQNSVGPEGRSEDVQRLKQPVEPLRQGCNQTLGTPRSSTLDETWYSSGPPSPVDDSGFEGRGQPWDTPRAGLEMVINDPHDDPYPWQATNTGLTDTQETSDIVPTARSLDTNVNINPVRPKAKVSDEALLVWRKWFLKLFKCPWERRHLPHKTTKTKDLLPDDSLRRDPLEDPCRRTLREDLRETMRNGNVLVHRNTCLKPLALVPVPAPVEPSEWADVLSERMSASWEPGLGGWRSWWEERLGLNREEKVEALRRKRRRQKRAKAHSRIDLSGSFTSSVSYQSDLDSASLSGWSSAASQYASSDVDSVATSCDNTKWVTLSEPGTPRATTPTPQTSSSQPTTPRREFGSKPTTPLDQLSSFLSQPTIPYSQSSSSSQPTIPHTQFTSSEPLFTPKKQPTIGKSSPWTTAGTDSSAADILRTVVGTQKPKNLDYLNSLFGSQEPMDASQEAGFNESRHNTPLATSSQLSSISTSQRNLKVGLTSSQPKRKKSRMGF, encoded by the exons ATGGACTTCTCAGAGCAT ATGCAGAACTTCTACCAGTATAAGTACAAGGATGCTTTTTGCACAATGAGCCATATCCTGGGGGAGAAATTCGACTTTggacaggggaggagaaag GGAAGTGAAAAAAATGCTGTTCACATGTGGCAGATGGAGCACTTCATGCACACATTTAAATACAAAAA GTGCGAGTTAACTCATTTTGGGCGGCAGGCCAAAAGGTACCACAACCTGTTATCAGATGTGATCCATGACATCCCTCCAGCCCTGCTAGCTGATCATCTCCATGAGGAGCTGACCTATCAGAGAGGGCAGGAGCAGTTCTCTGACCACGCCACAGGGGGTGCAATGGGGTACATTCCCTTTACCAATACCAGTAACTCTCAGCAAGGCTGTCTGGTGTACCCTGGGAAAGCTGGCCTAAACAGGCTTA ACTTCCACCGGGTGGTGCTAGAGTACCAAGAAGGGAAGCCTCCGTGTTTTGATGTGAGCCACAAGCCTCTCTCATTCCAGCTCAATGGTACAATCAGACAGATCACCATCGGCCTTCAGCAGGATGAAT GTCACGTGGGGGTGCGCTGTGACCACCTGTGTGGTGTCTGGATGGTCAGTGAGAAGGACATCCCTGAGTCTCTGGAGGTCATTCAGACCAAGCAGCCTGCTACATGTCTCAGTGCCAG TCCCCATGTCCAGGGAGAGCTCCTGGTGGCCAGTGAGAGTGGAGCTGCCTATCTATGGACTGTGGGCCGAGG TTTGCAGAAGTTCCGTCAGGAGTACAGTAACCTGTACTTCAATTCTAAGTCGTCATGGAGATGGTGTGACTTCTCTGGCCACCCCAGGGTGATGGTGTATGCTGACCGGACAGGTGTGGAGCTCACTGATATCAGG ACCAAAGATAGTTATAGCCACACGCTGTTTCGTATCGGCCAAACTCCTGACTgtaagagtggagagagagtcatCCTGTCCAATTACCTGAGAGATGTCCACACCTTCCACCACCTCGTCACCACACAG CACTCTGCTTACGTCATGGATGAGCGTTCCCCCTGCCTCCCCATGATCCAGTGGGATCACATGATGGAGCACCCTCCCATGTTTTCCCAGGTCGTGGCGGGGTTGCCGTCGGGGGGCGGGACTACTAAGGTGCTGCTGGGCTCTCAGAGATCACAGGAAGTGATTCTGCTACAGTACTCGG GTGGTAGGGAGGAGGCCTGCGTCACCAGAGGCCCACCTCGGGCCTTGCTCAGCCCCAGAGACAGCCTTGGACACCTGCCTGTCCAACTCCCCCACAGACAGCACCATGCCCAGGACAGACTAGCCAAGCCTGCTGCTG GTCTTACCGTCATCCATCAGAGCCGAGCCAAGGAGGACTGTATCTGTGTGCTGCAACTCACTGAGGCCGGAGACATCTTTTACCACACACTAAAGTCCCAGACTGAGTCCTTCAGTGAAGACGACCCACCGACGCCAACCCAGAACTCCGTGGGACCCGAGGGACGTAGCGAAGACGTACAGAGACTCAAACAACCAGTTGAACCGTTAAGACAAGGGTGCAATCAAACGTTAGGAACCCCAAGAAGCAGTACCCTAGATGAGACATGGTATTCCTCTGGACCCCCATCTCCTGTGGATGACTCTGGGTTCGAGGGAAGGGGGCAGCCGTGGGACACACCTAGGGCGGGACTGGAGATGGTTATCAACGACCCTCATGACGACCCGTACCCGTGGCAAGCAACAAACACAGGATTAACTGATACTCAGGAAACCTCTGATATAGTTCCTACAGCCCGGTCTTTGGACACTAATGTTAACATTAACCCCGTCAGGCCAAAGGCTAAAGTCAGTGATGAGGCTCTGTTGGTTTGGAGGAAGTGGTTCCTCAAACTGTTCAAGTGCCCCTGGGAGCGCCGCCATCTCCCGCACAAGACCACAAAAACCAAGGATCTTCTACCCGACGACAGCCTTCGGAGAGACCCGTTGGAAGATCCCTGTCGTCGGACCCTGAGGGAGGACCTGAGGGAGACCATGAGGAATGGAAATGTTCTCGTCCACAGGAACACCTGTCTCAAACCCCTGGCTCTGGTCCCTGTCCCGGCACCCGTGGAGCCCTCTGAGTGGGCTGATGTGCTGAGCGAGAGGATGAGTGCATCGTGGGAGCCTGGGCTGGGGGGATGGAGGAGCTGgtgggaggagaggctggggctgAACCGAGAGGAGAAG GTGGAGGCTCtgcggaggaagaggaggagacagaaacGGGCAAAGGCTCACAGTCGTATCGACCTATCGGGCAGCTTCACCTCGTCCGTCAGCTACCAATCAGACCTGGACAGCGCTTCTCTCTCCGGTTGGTCGTCGGCAGCCAGTCAGTACGCCAGCTCCGATGTAGACAGTGTGGCCACAAGCTGCGACAACACCAAGTGGGTCACCCTGTCTGAGCCGGGTACACCGAGGGCTACCACACCAACACCACAGACCAGTAGCTCACAGCCCACAACACCTCGTAGGGAGTTTGGTTCAAAACCAACTACACCACTGGACCAGCTTAGTAGTTTCCTCTCCCAGCCCACTATCCCCTATTCACAGAGCAGTAGTAGTTCACAGCCCACTATCCCCCATACACAGTTCACTAGTTCCGAGCCACTGTTTACACCCAAAAAACAGCCCACCATTGGTAAGTCGTCTCCCTGGACAACAGCAGGTACTGACTCCAGCGCGGCGGACATTTTGAGAACGGTGGTGGGAACCCAGAAGCCCAAGAATCTGGATTATTTAAATTCTCTTTTTGGATCCCAGGAGCCTATGGATGCCTCACAGGAAGCAGGATTTAACGAGAGCAGACATAATACTCCTTTGGCCACCTCTTCTCAGCTGTCCTCCATCTCTACTTCACAGAGGAATCTGAAAGTGGGATTAACCTCCTCACAACCCAAAAGGAAGAAGTCTCGTATGGGTTTCTGA
- the taf1c gene encoding TATA box-binding protein-associated factor, RNA polymerase I, subunit C isoform X1, protein MDYIFPRKLFPVYFNSGPPSSTHRHNVGGWGSYGQVLDVNVPLHENDSLPKVDWKFESQHQVKGEPWVPVEPIAIPLLRPKRGPKWSSTALSDPMDFSEHMQNFYQYKYKDAFCTMSHILGEKFDFGQGRRKGSEKNAVHMWQMEHFMHTFKYKKCELTHFGRQAKRYHNLLSDVIHDIPPALLADHLHEELTYQRGQEQFSDHATGGAMGYIPFTNTSNSQQGCLVYPGKAGLNRLNFHRVVLEYQEGKPPCFDVSHKPLSFQLNGTIRQITIGLQQDECHVGVRCDHLCGVWMVSEKDIPESLEVIQTKQPATCLSASPHVQGELLVASESGAAYLWTVGRGLQKFRQEYSNLYFNSKSSWRWCDFSGHPRVMVYADRTGVELTDIRTKDSYSHTLFRIGQTPDCKSGERVILSNYLRDVHTFHHLVTTQHSAYVMDERSPCLPMIQWDHMMEHPPMFSQVVAGLPSGGGTTKVLLGSQRSQEVILLQYSGGREEACVTRGPPRALLSPRDSLGHLPVQLPHRQHHAQDRLAKPAAGLTVIHQSRAKEDCICVLQLTEAGDIFYHTLKSQTESFSEDDPPTPTQNSVGPEGRSEDVQRLKQPVEPLRQGCNQTLGTPRSSTLDETWYSSGPPSPVDDSGFEGRGQPWDTPRAGLEMVINDPHDDPYPWQATNTGLTDTQETSDIVPTARSLDTNVNINPVRPKAKVSDEALLVWRKWFLKLFKCPWERRHLPHKTTKTKDLLPDDSLRRDPLEDPCRRTLREDLRETMRNGNVLVHRNTCLKPLALVPVPAPVEPSEWADVLSERMSASWEPGLGGWRSWWEERLGLNREEKVEALRRKRRRQKRAKAHSRIDLSGSFTSSVSYQSDLDSASLSGWSSAASQYASSDVDSVATSCDNTKWVTLSEPGTPRATTPTPQTSSSQPTTPRREFGSKPTTPLDQLSSFLSQPTIPYSQSSSSSQPTIPHTQFTSSEPLFTPKKQPTIGKSSPWTTAGTDSSAADILRTVVGTQKPKNLDYLNSLFGSQEPMDASQEAGFNESRHNTPLATSSQLSSISTSQRNLKVGLTSSQPKRKKSRMGF, encoded by the exons ATGGATTACATTTTCCCACGGAAACTTTTCCCGGTTTATTTCAACTCTGGGCCCCCCAGTTCTACGCATAGACATAACGTCGGAGGTTGGGGTTCCTATGGTCAAGTGTTGGACGTAAACGTCCCTCTACACGAG AATGACAGTCTACCAAAAGTAGATTGGAAGTTTGAATCTCAACACCAAGTGAAGGGAGAGCCTTGGGTGCCAGTGGAACCTATAGCAATACCACTTCTGCGACCAAAAAGAG gcCCCAAATGGTCATCAACAGCTCTGTCAGATCCTATGGACTTCTCAGAGCAT ATGCAGAACTTCTACCAGTATAAGTACAAGGATGCTTTTTGCACAATGAGCCATATCCTGGGGGAGAAATTCGACTTTggacaggggaggagaaag GGAAGTGAAAAAAATGCTGTTCACATGTGGCAGATGGAGCACTTCATGCACACATTTAAATACAAAAA GTGCGAGTTAACTCATTTTGGGCGGCAGGCCAAAAGGTACCACAACCTGTTATCAGATGTGATCCATGACATCCCTCCAGCCCTGCTAGCTGATCATCTCCATGAGGAGCTGACCTATCAGAGAGGGCAGGAGCAGTTCTCTGACCACGCCACAGGGGGTGCAATGGGGTACATTCCCTTTACCAATACCAGTAACTCTCAGCAAGGCTGTCTGGTGTACCCTGGGAAAGCTGGCCTAAACAGGCTTA ACTTCCACCGGGTGGTGCTAGAGTACCAAGAAGGGAAGCCTCCGTGTTTTGATGTGAGCCACAAGCCTCTCTCATTCCAGCTCAATGGTACAATCAGACAGATCACCATCGGCCTTCAGCAGGATGAAT GTCACGTGGGGGTGCGCTGTGACCACCTGTGTGGTGTCTGGATGGTCAGTGAGAAGGACATCCCTGAGTCTCTGGAGGTCATTCAGACCAAGCAGCCTGCTACATGTCTCAGTGCCAG TCCCCATGTCCAGGGAGAGCTCCTGGTGGCCAGTGAGAGTGGAGCTGCCTATCTATGGACTGTGGGCCGAGG TTTGCAGAAGTTCCGTCAGGAGTACAGTAACCTGTACTTCAATTCTAAGTCGTCATGGAGATGGTGTGACTTCTCTGGCCACCCCAGGGTGATGGTGTATGCTGACCGGACAGGTGTGGAGCTCACTGATATCAGG ACCAAAGATAGTTATAGCCACACGCTGTTTCGTATCGGCCAAACTCCTGACTgtaagagtggagagagagtcatCCTGTCCAATTACCTGAGAGATGTCCACACCTTCCACCACCTCGTCACCACACAG CACTCTGCTTACGTCATGGATGAGCGTTCCCCCTGCCTCCCCATGATCCAGTGGGATCACATGATGGAGCACCCTCCCATGTTTTCCCAGGTCGTGGCGGGGTTGCCGTCGGGGGGCGGGACTACTAAGGTGCTGCTGGGCTCTCAGAGATCACAGGAAGTGATTCTGCTACAGTACTCGG GTGGTAGGGAGGAGGCCTGCGTCACCAGAGGCCCACCTCGGGCCTTGCTCAGCCCCAGAGACAGCCTTGGACACCTGCCTGTCCAACTCCCCCACAGACAGCACCATGCCCAGGACAGACTAGCCAAGCCTGCTGCTG GTCTTACCGTCATCCATCAGAGCCGAGCCAAGGAGGACTGTATCTGTGTGCTGCAACTCACTGAGGCCGGAGACATCTTTTACCACACACTAAAGTCCCAGACTGAGTCCTTCAGTGAAGACGACCCACCGACGCCAACCCAGAACTCCGTGGGACCCGAGGGACGTAGCGAAGACGTACAGAGACTCAAACAACCAGTTGAACCGTTAAGACAAGGGTGCAATCAAACGTTAGGAACCCCAAGAAGCAGTACCCTAGATGAGACATGGTATTCCTCTGGACCCCCATCTCCTGTGGATGACTCTGGGTTCGAGGGAAGGGGGCAGCCGTGGGACACACCTAGGGCGGGACTGGAGATGGTTATCAACGACCCTCATGACGACCCGTACCCGTGGCAAGCAACAAACACAGGATTAACTGATACTCAGGAAACCTCTGATATAGTTCCTACAGCCCGGTCTTTGGACACTAATGTTAACATTAACCCCGTCAGGCCAAAGGCTAAAGTCAGTGATGAGGCTCTGTTGGTTTGGAGGAAGTGGTTCCTCAAACTGTTCAAGTGCCCCTGGGAGCGCCGCCATCTCCCGCACAAGACCACAAAAACCAAGGATCTTCTACCCGACGACAGCCTTCGGAGAGACCCGTTGGAAGATCCCTGTCGTCGGACCCTGAGGGAGGACCTGAGGGAGACCATGAGGAATGGAAATGTTCTCGTCCACAGGAACACCTGTCTCAAACCCCTGGCTCTGGTCCCTGTCCCGGCACCCGTGGAGCCCTCTGAGTGGGCTGATGTGCTGAGCGAGAGGATGAGTGCATCGTGGGAGCCTGGGCTGGGGGGATGGAGGAGCTGgtgggaggagaggctggggctgAACCGAGAGGAGAAG GTGGAGGCTCtgcggaggaagaggaggagacagaaacGGGCAAAGGCTCACAGTCGTATCGACCTATCGGGCAGCTTCACCTCGTCCGTCAGCTACCAATCAGACCTGGACAGCGCTTCTCTCTCCGGTTGGTCGTCGGCAGCCAGTCAGTACGCCAGCTCCGATGTAGACAGTGTGGCCACAAGCTGCGACAACACCAAGTGGGTCACCCTGTCTGAGCCGGGTACACCGAGGGCTACCACACCAACACCACAGACCAGTAGCTCACAGCCCACAACACCTCGTAGGGAGTTTGGTTCAAAACCAACTACACCACTGGACCAGCTTAGTAGTTTCCTCTCCCAGCCCACTATCCCCTATTCACAGAGCAGTAGTAGTTCACAGCCCACTATCCCCCATACACAGTTCACTAGTTCCGAGCCACTGTTTACACCCAAAAAACAGCCCACCATTGGTAAGTCGTCTCCCTGGACAACAGCAGGTACTGACTCCAGCGCGGCGGACATTTTGAGAACGGTGGTGGGAACCCAGAAGCCCAAGAATCTGGATTATTTAAATTCTCTTTTTGGATCCCAGGAGCCTATGGATGCCTCACAGGAAGCAGGATTTAACGAGAGCAGACATAATACTCCTTTGGCCACCTCTTCTCAGCTGTCCTCCATCTCTACTTCACAGAGGAATCTGAAAGTGGGATTAACCTCCTCACAACCCAAAAGGAAGAAGTCTCGTATGGGTTTCTGA